A genomic segment from Methanothermobacter tenebrarum encodes:
- the glyA gene encoding serine hydroxymethyltransferase encodes MINNQIYAEKIRNFMKDHNKWMENSINLIASENITSSRVKEALTSDLSHRYAEGLPGKRFYEGCYYIDKIEELAIDLCKKLFNAEHANVQPTSGVVANLASFFALTNVGDTIMALEIPYGGHLSHASVSAAGVRGLRIQAHPFDVDRMNIDPENMKKKIIELKPKLILLGGSLFLFPHPVEEAREAADEVGASIMYDGAHVLGLIAGKCFQDPLKEGADVLVGSTHKTFPGPQGGIILCGQELADKIDEAVFPGLVSNHHLHHVAGLGITAAEMLEFGEAYAKDTIKNAKKLAENLYELGFNVLCEDFGFTESHQLVMDVSNIGRAVEIAKRLEDNNIILNKNLLPWDDVNKSNDPSGIRIGTQEVTRRGMKESEMGEIAEYIKRAVIDKKDVKEEVSEFMSEYTKVHYAFEESEAYKYLDII; translated from the coding sequence ATGATAAATAATCAAATTTACGCTGAGAAAATCCGAAATTTCATGAAGGACCATAATAAATGGATGGAAAATAGCATCAATTTAATTGCCAGTGAAAATATTACAAGTTCGCGGGTTAAAGAGGCCCTAACATCTGATCTATCCCATAGGTATGCAGAAGGCCTGCCAGGTAAACGATTCTATGAAGGTTGCTACTATATAGATAAAATCGAAGAATTGGCAATAGATTTATGTAAAAAACTTTTCAATGCAGAGCACGCAAATGTACAACCCACATCCGGTGTTGTGGCAAACCTAGCATCATTCTTCGCGCTCACAAATGTAGGGGACACCATAATGGCATTGGAGATCCCATATGGGGGCCATTTATCCCATGCGAGTGTGAGCGCGGCTGGTGTAAGGGGATTAAGGATCCAAGCCCACCCATTTGATGTGGATAGGATGAACATCGACCCTGAGAACATGAAAAAGAAGATAATCGAATTAAAACCCAAACTGATACTCTTAGGCGGGAGTCTTTTCCTGTTCCCACATCCAGTGGAAGAAGCAAGGGAAGCCGCCGATGAAGTGGGTGCCAGCATAATGTATGACGGAGCTCACGTACTAGGTTTGATCGCTGGTAAATGTTTCCAAGACCCTCTAAAGGAGGGAGCCGATGTTCTAGTAGGCAGCACCCATAAAACCTTCCCAGGACCACAAGGTGGCATAATACTATGTGGGCAGGAACTGGCAGATAAAATAGATGAGGCCGTATTCCCTGGGCTGGTCAGTAACCATCACCTGCATCATGTAGCAGGTCTTGGGATCACTGCAGCTGAAATGTTAGAATTTGGGGAAGCTTATGCGAAGGACACCATAAAGAATGCTAAGAAACTCGCTGAAAACCTCTATGAGTTAGGATTTAATGTTTTATGTGAAGATTTTGGATTCACAGAATCCCACCAGCTTGTTATGGATGTTTCAAATATTGGGAGGGCTGTGGAGATTGCTAAAAGACTTGAAGATAACAATATCATATTAAACAAGAATTTGCTCCCATGGGATGATGTTAACAAGTCAAATGATCCCTCAGGTATACGTATAGGCACCCAAGAGGTTACAAGGCGCGGCATGAAAGAGTCAGAAATGGGTGAGATAGCAGAATATATAAAAAGGGCGGTTATAGATAAAAAGGATGTTAAAGAGGAAGTTTCAGAGTTCATGTCCGAGTATACGAAAGTTCATTACGCATTTGAAGAGTCAGAAGCCTATAAGTATCTGGACATCATCTGA
- a CDS encoding dihydromethanopterin reductase (acceptor) translates to MKIAWAFTGAGHLLLESVEELEKLAKEHKVTIMVSRAAEEVLKMYGLFERVKKLEGGYYRELVLERDEGFSFPITGRFSLGRYDLLIVSPATANTVAKIVHGIADTLVTNAVAQAGKGKVRTIILPVDLEEGEVETVIPSKLELSICKRCETCNAAAACPQDAIIPGVEIQLLKCIGCGNCQRACPYGAVSGGSIITLHMRSIDVDNTRRLEKMDGIQVIREPKEFWDHL, encoded by the coding sequence ATGAAAATAGCCTGGGCATTCACAGGAGCCGGACACCTACTCCTTGAAAGCGTCGAAGAACTCGAAAAACTTGCAAAGGAGCATAAAGTCACAATAATGGTCTCAAGAGCCGCTGAAGAAGTACTAAAAATGTACGGCCTCTTCGAACGTGTTAAAAAATTAGAGGGAGGATACTATAGAGAACTAGTACTAGAAAGGGATGAAGGTTTCAGTTTCCCGATAACTGGGAGATTCTCCCTCGGCCGTTATGATCTGCTTATAGTATCGCCTGCAACTGCAAATACAGTGGCCAAGATAGTTCATGGAATAGCAGACACTCTCGTCACGAATGCGGTTGCACAAGCCGGTAAAGGCAAAGTCAGGACAATAATACTCCCAGTGGATTTAGAAGAAGGCGAAGTCGAGACTGTGATACCCTCAAAGTTAGAATTGAGTATTTGCAAGAGGTGTGAAACATGTAATGCCGCCGCGGCCTGCCCACAGGATGCGATAATACCAGGGGTGGAAATACAACTTTTAAAATGTATAGGATGTGGTAATTGTCAAAGGGCTTGTCCATATGGGGCTGTATCAGGTGGGAGTATCATAACACTTCATATGAGGAGTATAGACGTGGATAATACAAGGCGCCTTGAGAAGATGGATGGCATCCAGGTCATCAGAGAACCAAAAGAGTTTTGGGATCATCTATAG
- a CDS encoding DUF192 domain-containing protein, which yields MKVLNRTRNECLGNVKIADTFISRFKGFMFKKDIKRGLLLEMPEGRGRRGSSIHMFFMKIPLDVIFLDSEKRVVDLATLKPWQIYIPKKPAKYIIELPQGSIEDSGTRIGDIMEFYR from the coding sequence ATGAAAGTTTTGAACAGGACCAGGAACGAATGCCTTGGTAATGTGAAAATCGCGGATACATTCATTTCAAGATTCAAAGGCTTTATGTTTAAAAAAGATATAAAAAGGGGTTTACTTTTAGAGATGCCAGAGGGTAGGGGGCGTAGGGGTTCGAGTATACACATGTTCTTTATGAAAATACCATTAGATGTCATATTCCTAGATTCAGAGAAAAGGGTTGTGGACTTGGCCACTCTAAAACCATGGCAGATATACATACCCAAGAAGCCGGCTAAGTATATAATAGAACTTCCACAGGGGAGTATAGAAGATTCCGGGACGAGGATAGGGGATATTATGGAGTTCTATAGATGA
- a CDS encoding methionine adenosyltransferase: MRNIIVEPLKQPSIEEQKIEIVERKGIGHPDSISDGIAESVSRALCNAYLEHFGAIMHHNTDEVQITAGESAPKFGGGEILRPINILLTGRGISEVDNKKIGIDRIAIGAAKEYLKENIRNLDVETCTVVECKIGHGSGELRDVFARRDSAPLSNDTSFGVGFAPFSETETIVLETERLLNSKKFKRKYPAVGEDVKVMGLRENDEITLTVAVAMIDKYIADLEEYIEVKNLLEEEIIDLTRKYTDRNVEIFINTADRYDEEKPSVYITVTGTSAEMGDDGSAGRGNRANGLITPNRPMSLEATSGKNPINHVGKIYNLLANQMASDIIKEVEGVKQVHIMILSQIGKPINQPKTATSQILLEEGYKIEDVKGDISRIMDEWLDNIGDITEMLIKGKLKTF, from the coding sequence GTGAGAAACATAATCGTAGAACCACTTAAACAGCCGTCAATCGAGGAGCAAAAAATAGAAATAGTAGAAAGGAAGGGTATAGGACACCCTGATAGTATAAGTGATGGTATAGCAGAATCTGTTAGCAGAGCTCTTTGCAATGCTTATCTCGAACATTTCGGGGCTATAATGCATCATAACACCGATGAGGTTCAGATAACAGCAGGAGAGTCCGCTCCAAAATTTGGCGGCGGTGAAATATTAAGACCAATAAACATACTATTAACCGGCCGGGGCATCTCAGAAGTTGACAATAAAAAAATAGGGATAGACCGTATAGCAATAGGAGCAGCTAAAGAATACCTGAAAGAAAATATAAGAAACCTCGATGTTGAAACATGCACTGTAGTAGAATGCAAGATAGGCCACGGCTCAGGAGAACTAAGGGACGTGTTCGCAAGAAGGGACAGCGCCCCATTATCCAATGACACATCATTTGGGGTTGGATTCGCCCCATTTTCAGAAACAGAGACCATAGTACTTGAAACTGAAAGGCTGCTAAATTCTAAAAAGTTCAAGAGAAAATATCCAGCGGTCGGCGAAGACGTGAAAGTCATGGGTTTAAGGGAAAATGATGAGATAACCTTAACAGTCGCAGTTGCCATGATTGACAAATACATAGCAGACCTTGAAGAATACATAGAAGTTAAAAACCTCCTCGAAGAGGAAATCATAGATCTTACCAGGAAATACACTGACAGAAACGTTGAAATATTCATAAACACAGCTGACAGATACGATGAAGAAAAACCTTCAGTTTATATAACGGTTACGGGAACATCAGCCGAAATGGGAGATGACGGCTCAGCAGGGCGTGGGAACAGGGCTAACGGGCTCATAACACCCAACAGGCCAATGTCACTGGAGGCTACTTCTGGTAAAAATCCAATAAACCATGTGGGTAAAATATACAACCTCCTAGCTAACCAGATGGCATCAGATATCATAAAAGAAGTGGAAGGTGTTAAGCAAGTCCATATAATGATCCTAAGCCAGATAGGCAAACCAATCAACCAACCCAAAACAGCAACATCCCAGATACTACTTGAAGAAGGTTACAAGATAGAAGACGTCAAAGGGGATATCTCAAGGATAATGGATGAATGGCTCGACAATATAGGGGACATAACAGAGATGTTAATAAAAGGGAAACTTAAAACATTCTAA
- the ileS gene encoding isoleucine--tRNA ligase, producing the protein MPIQEAERTYQPHRIEEKVQDFWEERDIYERIKRLRKDKPRYSFLDGPPYCSGRIHLGTAWNKIIKDAYLRFKSMNGFYVRRQAGWDAHGLPIEHKVEGLLGIKSKKEIEKVGIEKFVEKCREFAIKNKEIMTGQFKRLGVWMDWEKPYITFDPNYMESCWWTLKQAHKKNLLINDLRVITWCPRCETALALAEIDYHEKEDPSIYVKFPLEEKDHYILVWTTTPWTLPANMAVTVHPDFDYIYAKAGKETYLLAESLADTILEDYEITGRVKGSELEGLKYEHPLKEEVPYHKNFEHRIIVGEHVTLTEGTGCVHTAPGHGPEDFEIGKKYGLPIFCPVDEAGKFKEEAGKYKGQFVKDADPSIIQDLKSKGLLFKAGTIRHRYGFCWRCKTPIIYLATQQWFLKITEIKDKMLDEIEKVEWIPSWAGESRFRNWIENAKDWTISRQRYWGIPLPIWICEKCGKIKVIGSIKELKENMIQGELKGDFIHRPHVDRIILKCECGSKMRRTPDVLDVWIDSGVAGWASLYYPKEKSLFNKWFPYDFITEGHDQTRGWFYSQLGCGVIALDQVPYKKVLMHGFTLDEEGRKMSKSLGNVVEPEEVIEKYGVDVLRFYLLWANKPWEDLKFVWEELKNINKMFNILWNVYVFATTYMVLDRFNPYDHDEKELKFRPEDQWILSRINSAADKVTSALERLLFHKATRELHDFIIEDLSRWYVRLIRSRTWIEKEDPDKIAAYYTLYNVLKTLITIMAPITPHLTEDIYQNLVRGADPNVPESIHMLNWEYNPELIDEDLEEKMDIVRDVIEACARARDKAKYKLRWPVKNITVVSEDKRILKAVESLRDVVIEQANTKELDVTLEFERMKIHAKPNPKTLGPRLRGDMPLVMKKLQEKDGSSIKSILESEGVYTVNIKGKEIQLGEEDIIFETELPEDIVTAKFDGGSVFVDTKLTHEILSEAMARELIRRIQDMRKDLDLDVEAHIKVDVNCSNKFKNLVEPHKEFIKNEVRAETLSFKGEKIGYAKKWNISDERLTISISKL; encoded by the coding sequence ATGCCAATCCAGGAGGCTGAAAGAACATATCAACCGCACCGTATCGAAGAAAAAGTCCAAGACTTCTGGGAAGAAAGGGACATCTACGAGCGGATTAAAAGACTCAGAAAGGATAAACCAAGATATTCATTCCTAGACGGTCCACCATATTGCAGTGGCAGGATACACCTTGGAACAGCATGGAATAAGATTATAAAGGATGCATACCTCAGGTTCAAGAGCATGAACGGATTCTATGTCAGAAGACAAGCCGGTTGGGATGCTCACGGACTCCCAATTGAACATAAGGTAGAAGGGCTCCTCGGCATAAAAAGTAAAAAGGAAATAGAGAAAGTAGGGATAGAAAAGTTCGTGGAAAAGTGTAGAGAATTCGCAATTAAAAACAAGGAAATAATGACGGGACAATTCAAAAGACTAGGGGTTTGGATGGACTGGGAGAAACCCTACATTACCTTCGACCCAAATTACATGGAATCTTGTTGGTGGACCCTAAAACAAGCACATAAAAAGAACCTGCTCATAAATGACCTCCGAGTTATAACATGGTGCCCACGTTGTGAAACGGCCTTGGCACTGGCTGAAATAGACTACCATGAAAAGGAAGATCCTTCAATATACGTGAAATTCCCACTAGAAGAAAAGGATCATTACATCCTAGTATGGACAACAACACCATGGACCCTCCCAGCCAACATGGCAGTAACCGTGCACCCTGATTTTGATTATATCTATGCAAAAGCTGGTAAAGAAACATACCTTTTGGCAGAGTCCCTGGCAGACACCATACTAGAAGATTACGAGATAACAGGAAGGGTTAAGGGGAGTGAACTTGAAGGATTAAAATATGAGCACCCCCTCAAGGAAGAAGTACCATACCACAAGAATTTTGAACATCGTATCATAGTAGGAGAACATGTAACCCTTACAGAGGGGACAGGATGCGTGCACACAGCCCCAGGCCATGGACCAGAGGACTTTGAAATCGGTAAAAAGTATGGACTGCCAATATTCTGTCCAGTAGATGAAGCTGGGAAATTCAAAGAAGAAGCGGGCAAATACAAGGGCCAATTTGTAAAGGATGCCGATCCATCCATCATCCAAGATCTCAAATCAAAAGGTCTGCTATTCAAAGCAGGTACCATCAGGCACCGTTACGGTTTCTGTTGGAGGTGTAAGACACCAATAATATACCTTGCAACCCAACAATGGTTCCTGAAAATCACAGAAATAAAAGATAAAATGTTAGATGAAATCGAGAAGGTTGAATGGATCCCAAGTTGGGCTGGTGAAAGCAGATTCCGCAATTGGATCGAAAACGCGAAAGACTGGACAATATCAAGACAAAGGTATTGGGGGATACCATTACCCATTTGGATATGTGAAAAATGTGGTAAAATCAAGGTTATAGGATCCATCAAAGAACTTAAAGAAAACATGATCCAAGGAGAGCTCAAAGGCGACTTCATACACAGACCCCACGTGGACAGGATAATCTTAAAGTGTGAATGCGGTTCAAAAATGAGAAGAACACCAGATGTATTAGACGTTTGGATCGACTCCGGGGTCGCTGGTTGGGCTTCACTCTACTACCCAAAGGAGAAAAGCTTATTCAATAAATGGTTCCCGTATGATTTCATAACAGAAGGTCATGACCAGACAAGGGGTTGGTTCTATTCACAGCTTGGCTGTGGAGTCATAGCACTCGACCAAGTACCATACAAGAAGGTACTAATGCACGGCTTCACCCTCGATGAGGAAGGCCGAAAGATGAGTAAATCCCTTGGAAACGTGGTCGAACCTGAAGAAGTCATCGAAAAATATGGCGTTGACGTCCTCAGATTCTACCTCCTATGGGCCAATAAACCATGGGAAGATCTTAAATTTGTATGGGAAGAACTTAAAAATATTAATAAGATGTTCAACATTCTCTGGAACGTTTACGTTTTCGCAACCACCTATATGGTCCTAGACCGCTTCAACCCTTATGATCATGATGAAAAAGAACTTAAATTCAGGCCAGAAGATCAGTGGATACTATCAAGGATAAATTCAGCAGCTGATAAAGTGACAAGCGCACTTGAGAGACTCCTATTCCATAAAGCCACACGAGAATTACACGATTTTATAATAGAGGATCTTAGCAGATGGTATGTTAGGCTTATACGTAGCAGGACATGGATCGAAAAGGAAGACCCAGATAAGATAGCAGCATATTATACCCTCTACAATGTCCTTAAGACCCTAATAACTATAATGGCACCTATAACACCCCACTTAACGGAGGACATTTACCAGAATTTAGTAAGGGGCGCTGATCCAAACGTCCCTGAGAGCATACACATGCTAAACTGGGAATACAACCCAGAACTCATAGATGAGGATCTTGAAGAAAAAATGGATATTGTGAGAGATGTTATTGAAGCATGTGCACGTGCAAGGGACAAGGCAAAATACAAGCTCAGATGGCCAGTTAAGAACATAACAGTAGTATCTGAGGACAAAAGGATACTCAAGGCTGTGGAATCACTTAGGGATGTTGTTATCGAACAAGCGAACACCAAGGAGTTAGACGTGACCTTGGAGTTTGAAAGGATGAAAATACATGCCAAACCCAACCCAAAAACCCTAGGACCGCGCCTTAGAGGAGACATGCCCCTAGTAATGAAAAAACTTCAAGAAAAAGACGGATCCAGTATAAAATCCATCTTAGAAAGTGAAGGAGTATACACAGTGAATATCAAGGGCAAAGAGATACAATTGGGCGAAGAGGATATCATATTCGAGACAGAATTGCCAGAGGATATAGTGACAGCCAAATTCGATGGTGGGAGCGTATTCGTAGATACAAAATTAACCCATGAAATATTAAGTGAAGCCATGGCAAGGGAGCTCATACGCAGAATACAAGACATGAGAAAAGACCTAGACCTCGATGTTGAAGCACACATTAAAGTCGATGTTAACTGTAGCAACAAATTCAAAAACCTTGTGGAACCCCACAAAGAGTTCATTAAAAATGAAGTGAGAGCAGAAACATTATCATTTAAAGGAGAAAAGATAGGATACGCTAAAAAGTGGAATATATCAGATGAAAGACTTACCATATCAATCTCCAAATTATGA